Proteins co-encoded in one Colletes latitarsis isolate SP2378_abdomen chromosome 2, iyColLati1, whole genome shotgun sequence genomic window:
- the LOC143349941 gene encoding protein phosphatase PTC7 homolog: MQSIYWTGRLLSRAIWNGISNYTACADPNVNKHREASFISGVCGFPKDFTRGRVRKGQFGDDAWFSAKFKAAEVIGVADGVGGWRLYGIDPGEFSSFLMRTCERLVSMGRFTPSEPAGLLARSYYELLENKQPILGSSTACVIVLNKDTSSIYAANIGDSGFVVVRKGEVVHRSSEQQHYFNTPFQLSLPPPGHSGLVLSDSPESADTSNFGVEDGDVILLATDGVFDNVPDQLLITEMRKVQGERDPIKIQGVANSIAWMARRLAFDGAFMSPFAQSARENGIDTVGGKPDDITVLLATVAI, from the exons ATGCAGTCCATTTATTGGACCGGGAGGCTGTTGTCTCGAGCGATATGGAACGGCATATCAAATTACACAGCATGCGCCGATCCTAACGTGAATAAACATCGCGAAGCATCTttcatttcgggagtatgtggttTTCCCAAAGACTTCACACGGGGACGTGTTCGCAAGGGTCAGTTCGGTGATGACGCTTGGTTCAGTGCCAAATTCAAGGCTGCCGAAGTGATAG GGGTAGCAGATGGTGTAGGTGGATGGAgactatatggaatcgacccagGAGAATTTTCTAGCTTTTTAATGAGAACTTGCGAAAGACTAGTCTCTATGGGCAGGTTCACACCCTCTGAACCAGCTGGTTTATTAGCACGTAGTTACTAtgaattattagaaaataaacAACCCATATTAG GTAGCAGCACTGCGTGTGTTATAGTCCTTAATAAAGACACAAGCAGCATTTATGCAGCTAATATCGGCGATAGTGGTTTTGTAGTTGTAAGGAAAGGGGAAGTTGTTCATCGTTCTTCTGAACAACAACATTATTTCAATACTCCATTTCAGTTGTCTCTTCCACCTCCTGGACATTCTGGTCTAGTACTTAGTGACAG TCCAGAATCTGCAGATACTTCGAATTTTGGTGTCGAAGATGGCGATGTGATTCTTTTGGCGACGGACGGGGTGTTCGATAATGTCCCTGACCAATTGCTTATCACTGAAATGCGGAAAGTTCAAGGAGAACGAGATCCTATTAAAATACAAGGAGTTGCCAATTCAATAGCCTGGATGGCTCGTAGATTAGCTTTCGACGGCGCATTTATGTCTCCATTCGCACAAAGTGCTAGAGAGAATGGAATTGACACTGTAG GTGGTAAACCAGATGACATTACAGTGCTTTTAGCAACGGTggcaatataa